The following are encoded in a window of Syngnathoides biaculeatus isolate LvHL_M chromosome 3, ASM1980259v1, whole genome shotgun sequence genomic DNA:
- the LOC133497608 gene encoding zinc finger protein 771-like isoform X1 produces MDARTTFGYARELSGAKREKEPLDDVAVLPQHRDVSHTADVGVEDLRRQRREPQEDEQEPPGLKEEALPQPPHVKEEEMEDDSNKVAFAARIVKSEQDISETYLHTQQQALESRHIKEEEEFDFTSLPLTGVPLKNEEDREKGQSEENRGEELPSSSSSQQTTTGADGGQWGGSQAEGLLAPLPGSDDATSHAHDNNDDNNDDDDDELSNGDMTHRSDNKRWECSQCDKTFDAKYTFKLHLTMHTTEKPFVCSICAERFTQKATLATHKKSHAREKCFTCLVCLLSFRKQCNLKAHTRTHTGEKPFACSVCGKRFTEKGHLRTHSRTHTGEKPFACSVCDQSFSERGSLRKHTRTHSGEKPFACSVCAKTFSQKGHLRRHTRTHTGEKPFSCSVCDKRFCNKYQVTIHKCAGENHSCQ; encoded by the exons ATGGATGCGAGAACGACTTTTGGTTACGCGCGGGAACTTTCTGGAGCAAAACGGGAGAAGGAGCCACTGGACGACGTCGCGGTTTTACCGCAGCACCGAGACGTGTCGCACACCGCAG ACGTCGGTGTGGAGGATCTACGCCGTCAACGTCGGGAGCCGCAAGAAGATGAGCAAGAGCCGCCCGGCCTAAAAGAGGAAGCgctgccccagccgcctcacgtcaAAGAGGAAGAGATGGAGGACGACAGCAACAAGGTTGCGTTTGCCGCTCGGATTGTGAAGAGCGAGCAAG ACATCAGTGAAACATATCTTCATACTCAGCAACAAGCGTTAGAGTCCCGTCACataaaagaggaggaggagtttgATTTCACCAGTTTGCCGTTAACTGGTGTCCCTTTAAAGAATGAAGAAGACCGAGAAAaaggtcaaagtgaggagaACAGAGGGGAGGAGCTTCCAAGCAGCAGCTCAAGTCAACAAACGACGACGGGCGCTGATGGCGGCCAGTGGGGAGGTTCACAAGCAGAAGGCCTCTTGGCTCCGCTACCAGGTAGCGACGATGCCACGTCACACGCTCACGACAATAACGACGacaacaatgatgatgatgatgatgaactcTCTAATGGTGATATGACCCATCGCAGTGACAACAAGCGTTGGGAATGTTCTCAGTGTGACAAAACCTTTGACGCCAAGTATACGTTTAAATTGCACTTGACCATGCACACTAcagagaaaccttttgtctgCTCAATTTGTGCTGAAAGATTCACCCAAAAAGCTACTTTGGCAACGCACAAAAAATCACACGCTCGAGAGAAATGTTTCACTTGCTTAGTTTGCCTCTTGAGTTTTAGGAAGCAATGCAATTTGAAAGCACACACGAGAACGCACACAGGGGAAAAACCTTtcgcctgctcagtttgcggtaaAAGATTCACCGAAAAAGGACATTTGAGAACGCACtcaagaacgcacactggggagaaaccgtttgcctgctcagtttgcgatCAAAGCTTTTCTGAAAGGGGAAGCTtaagaaaacacacaagaacccacagtGGGGAAAAACCATTTGCCTGCTCAGTGTGCGCTAAAACATTCAGCCAGAAGGGACATTTAAGAAGGCATACacgaacacacactggagagaaaccattCAGTTGCAGTGTATGTGACAAAAGATTCTGTAATAAGTATCAGGTAACAATACACAAGTGTGCTGGTGAAAATCATAGTTGTCAGTGA
- the LOC133497608 gene encoding oocyte zinc finger protein XlCOF6.1-like isoform X2, producing the protein MEDDSNKVAFAARIVKSEQDISETYLHTQQQALESRHIKEEEEFDFTSLPLTGVPLKNEEDREKGQSEENRGEELPSSSSSQQTTTGADGGQWGGSQAEGLLAPLPGSDDATSHAHDNNDDNNDDDDDELSNGDMTHRSDNKRWECSQCDKTFDAKYTFKLHLTMHTTEKPFVCSICAERFTQKATLATHKKSHAREKCFTCLVCLLSFRKQCNLKAHTRTHTGEKPFACSVCGKRFTEKGHLRTHSRTHTGEKPFACSVCDQSFSERGSLRKHTRTHSGEKPFACSVCAKTFSQKGHLRRHTRTHTGEKPFSCSVCDKRFCNKYQVTIHKCAGENHSCQ; encoded by the exons ATGGAGGACGACAGCAACAAGGTTGCGTTTGCCGCTCGGATTGTGAAGAGCGAGCAAG ACATCAGTGAAACATATCTTCATACTCAGCAACAAGCGTTAGAGTCCCGTCACataaaagaggaggaggagtttgATTTCACCAGTTTGCCGTTAACTGGTGTCCCTTTAAAGAATGAAGAAGACCGAGAAAaaggtcaaagtgaggagaACAGAGGGGAGGAGCTTCCAAGCAGCAGCTCAAGTCAACAAACGACGACGGGCGCTGATGGCGGCCAGTGGGGAGGTTCACAAGCAGAAGGCCTCTTGGCTCCGCTACCAGGTAGCGACGATGCCACGTCACACGCTCACGACAATAACGACGacaacaatgatgatgatgatgatgaactcTCTAATGGTGATATGACCCATCGCAGTGACAACAAGCGTTGGGAATGTTCTCAGTGTGACAAAACCTTTGACGCCAAGTATACGTTTAAATTGCACTTGACCATGCACACTAcagagaaaccttttgtctgCTCAATTTGTGCTGAAAGATTCACCCAAAAAGCTACTTTGGCAACGCACAAAAAATCACACGCTCGAGAGAAATGTTTCACTTGCTTAGTTTGCCTCTTGAGTTTTAGGAAGCAATGCAATTTGAAAGCACACACGAGAACGCACACAGGGGAAAAACCTTtcgcctgctcagtttgcggtaaAAGATTCACCGAAAAAGGACATTTGAGAACGCACtcaagaacgcacactggggagaaaccgtttgcctgctcagtttgcgatCAAAGCTTTTCTGAAAGGGGAAGCTtaagaaaacacacaagaacccacagtGGGGAAAAACCATTTGCCTGCTCAGTGTGCGCTAAAACATTCAGCCAGAAGGGACATTTAAGAAGGCATACacgaacacacactggagagaaaccattCAGTTGCAGTGTATGTGACAAAAGATTCTGTAATAAGTATCAGGTAACAATACACAAGTGTGCTGGTGAAAATCATAGTTGTCAGTGA